The window atacatgtactagtaattggTTATCCTATCTATACAACTTACTAAACACGATAAATTAAGTTACTTAGTAagtaataaataaggaataaagaatcactcttttgagtattatgaggtgataattttggtcgtggcgtgatcaaatccaataaagcccaaatgactttatgatagatttgatcacgcccccggccgaaattatcacctcataatattcaaagaatattattacttatatttatgtaattttaagccatcgtacgatttaatatttaattgtaaataagcaaaccctgctggcgcctcaatttggcgtcatttgtattatgggttatatagtacaaaatcgatacgtagtgttttaacaggcaaagacactggaaaatgtaaatattataaagaTAGAAGAGAGATTCAATGAGATATATTGAATCTCTGAGGAAAGTGGCTTGACTGTCAAATCTTTGGATCGATCAATTATCAAACACAAAATTATCTTCGGTTTGAAAAGGTTAAACCTGAATCTTTGAACGATTACCAATTTATACTTTCTCCACAAAGTGAAATAGCTAGAtgactttaaaataatttttttaacatctaaatatatataagaaaaaggtCGTTAGACAACCCCCATCCCGTTgcctgataaattttttttgttcttaattGTGTGTTAATAAAGGCACGTTgtatcgtttttgaaagtgagGGGGGAGGACccattcaaaaaatcttgacaagcagaaagaaagagaaaaaagcAAATTTTCCAATCACTAAATTTCTCAAAAACCCTCAGATCACCAGTTCCcactttatataaagatgttatactttaaaatttgattcatATTGTTTAGAGATATGCACATGTATAGCAATCAACTGTTATAACATTTTGCCTTAGAAACAGTTAAAGAAGACAACTAAGATggattttttcaatatatttcttacacaatataaaaatcataaaaaaaatcataaaaaacagATGTACAACAAAAAACGGGGACAAATTAACTTCCCTGATAAAAATAACAGTTTTCATGAATAAACTCATATAAATtgacaaagaataaaatattccaAAATTCATGGATGCATTTAAGTTttgtacagaaaatatattcacAACCAAATCATTTCACAATTATCACAgctttttgatatcataaaCACATCACATGttggaagtacatgtaccatacatGCATCAACCAAGTTGGAGTTGGTCCTTGTTGATTTAACATTCTGTATTTGTAGTAAGGGAATGTAATCCATATCACACACATAAACACATACCAGTGCATCATTTCTTGATGTATCACTCATCATTAAATGGCTGTCAAGTCTCTGCCTGTCTGTCCTTCTCTTTCGCAGGCGTCCCCTCTCTCACACACTGCTGGGGGTCATTGAAGGGTGTCTGTGTGAGGGTGGGGGCAGGGGTATGGGGGGCAGTCCCATGTACGTTCTGTAGTGGCTCCTGCTGTTGAATGTATTTGTCCATTAACCAAGCTTGGTCCTTGCGATTGAAATTCCTGCTCAACTCAAAGAGATTTACCACAGACATTCTCTGAGACACGAGTTAAGGAGCAGATAATGACATCAGTATTCTCCTTATGATAGTATACTTActgtgatatcagaaaatcactCTACAGAAATCTTTCTCATTAGCTCCTGCCATAAATACTATATACAGGGTTTTTTTGGCCCCATGTTTTTTCACAAAccgttttagcttgttttgaatTTGCCAAGACACAGTCATGTTATAAAACTCTTTCTGATTAACCctgttattaaaaaattatttttgaattcgcccagtcttaaatttgacCGCAAGTTTCATGCATTTACTGTTAATCTTTTTCAATGCTGACTGTTTTTGTGAAATAACAAATTCGGTAAATGTAAAATGCAATTAATTACAGCGCAGAACTGTTGTATTGCACTGTTCAGGCATAGTCTTTtctacaataaaatatgaataatgttttaaacaaatcattgtgGCTAGTattgtatttcaaataatttttttttagaaaaaggaTACAGATTTGGGTGGCAGGGGAGGTAACTGGAACACTGAAGGAGGTTGAGACAATCTTAAATCTGAGGAACCTGCAAACATAAAATGTGTCTCAAAGTCAAACATTTGTGTGTAAATATATCTATGATGAACACCCCTTTTTTGTATAAAGTATCTCATGACTTGATGTCCCACAAATGATGAActtcaaatgaagaaaattacagaaatatttacactatacatgcgcggatctagagggggggtcgggggggtcccgaccccccctggaaaatgaaaatttattaaatttacatagtaaaattatcgcgaaaatatgcctcggaccccccctggcaaacacaattatccttcggaccccccctggaaaaattttctggatccgcgcatgctatatatatatatatatctttatacacacTATTACTTATATGTTGTAGGTGTTTAAAGTAGTATATAccattgtatataatatatctTAGTATATTCAGATATCTGATTTGTCCATTGAAAgtctttatttgtttttggtgaCTGCAGAACTATACTGCATTGAGAgtagtacatgtgtatactgtaaaccaacttttattcgcgtacgagaaattttcgcgaggttAGCGAGAGCTTTGACATCGCGAACATTTCTCGCCGCAAACCAATTCTTtgtctatagtttttataacaatacaggtCTGAATAAGGCTTAGTTgcgaacattagtcgtcgcaAACCAGTTTATCGGCAGTttatcgcgaaataaagtcgccgcgaataaaaattggtttacagtattctaTAAGTATTAAAGTTCAATGTACCTGTTGGGTGGAAGTACTGATGTGCTCTGGGATTGTAGATGGCAGCCTTCTTGTTTTCTGTTGGCATAAACAATGCTGGCAAGCTGACATCTGAAAGGTTAATAAGTTCATCATTAGTTTGCATAATTGAATTCTACCTCAGATTTGGATCATGTTTCTGCTATTAGAAAATAAACCACACAAGGAGACTTAATTGATGGATGAAACATTTAGTCCATTTCTACATCAAAGGgtatcaaaattttaacaaacaacaTTGCTCTCTCGTTGGAGGACACTCGTATATGATGATTACAGTCCTGTTACAGTTGAGTGTTGTAGCGCGGACTAACCTTTCATTGCATCATAGAGGCCCTCGTCTCTCCTGCTGAGTTTGTTCTGGCCGGCCAGCTTCTTCTCGAGCTCCTCCTGGATGGTCCTCATGGTCCTCTCCTGGTTCTCCTGTTGGTGCTTCTTACTGGTCTCCTCAAACCAGGCCAGCCGTGTCAGGAACTACCAACAGACACAGCCAGGATCAGTCACGATCACTCATCAAGTATACATATTATGCACACCTCAactaatgaattttaattaattaataaatatcaaGTCTATagtaataaataacatttaagtttgtgtaaaataattaaaatgtattttttagtgACTACCAACACTTTCTCAATAGAAGCTGTAATATAGATATAAACAATTTGTAGTTCATGTACACATCAATGTACACAGAAAAGAGGATTTCATTAGTCAATTCCTAAGGTGATGATTATAAAGCTTTAAATTGTGTTAGTCCGATTGTAACAAAATGCTTACATCTTCTGGAACGTCGCTGCCCATCGTTGGGATGGGACGCAGCACCTTCATGTTCTTTCGTGTAAAAGAAGCCTCAGGCATGGAGTGAGCCAGAGACTGGTTCTCGGTCCTTGACTCATAGCTAAAGATTTAAAGGGCATATAggttaaaacaatatttgagtCAAAAGCAGACACTGATTGCCGTAGCTTCTAGAGCAACATTCATCCATTATGATAGATTCCGACAGAATTGCCATTTTTAGCACAAATTGAACATCTTTTAATGAGctttataaagtaaataaatatctaTTTGAATGTCTTAATGGGGAAAACGTACGTCTTTTACACTACATTTTACTTATTTCCCTACTTTGAATGACGgatattaattatcaaaatgaaGAACTACTGAAATAAGCAGTAATGTTACTAGACATGTAACACTGATCTTACCCCACAGGTGTGAGGGTGTCATAAGTTTGGGGGGTTTTAGGCAGCATGGCTATTTCCTGGCTGACCCCCAGACTTGGGGACACCATTGTGGAGGGTTGAAGCTGTGAGGGGGTCTTGGGTGGTGCAGCAGACACGCGCCCTCCACCAGGCGAGGACCGCTTACTGCTGCTAGACACAGGACGCTGATGGACGAGGGGAGGACGGCtttgttgctgttgttgctGTTGCATCAGCAACTCTTTCTGCTCCAGCTGTGTCTGCTGCATTTGTTGCAGGTTCTCTAAAAGTTCTTGCAAGCGTTTTCTGAAATatggaaaagaaaaattttttCAATTGGAGTTCTTAGGAAACAGTTAAATTTTacacataaatgtattttaaagcaacaatcaatttaaatctttaaaactatttatgTTCTCAAAATCCAATATTCTGTGATCTTCCCACTCAGTCTGACTTACTCATACTCTGCCTGGACCAGCTGTAACTCCTCACTGTGCTTGTTTATCAGTTTATCATATTCTACTTTTGGAATCGTCTCCTGTAATTAATGACATTATAAGATGATGTATTCATTGGTTTTTAAGGAATAACAAATtggttattttgattttttatcatgTTAAATGGATTGTAACCACATGAAAATTTGCATAATTTTGCAAAACGCGTTGCATAAAATTGCAGTGTGTAAGTCATTATGTCCCCATAAACTAAAAAAACTGACAGTATCACAGCATTTGAACAGATTTCATTCAatcttttcttataaattaactAACTCATATCTTCAATTTCATCATGATTATAAATATTATGACACATTTTGCTGTTTTATTGTGTATATATCCAATTTCAGTTGGTGCTTTCGTGTAACACAGACAACAGCTTAAGTTGATTAAAGAATTTTACTTGTTATAAAAATGCCTGATTTCTTCCAAAGTGTCAAataccagagagagagagagagagagagagagagagagtttgtagTACAcatcatttataaatacatgtattctttaatttataggtcaatatgatttaaattacGCTAAAATATACCATCACCAACTTATCAAAAGTCCAAGCATAGAAAAGGTATGCTCTAAGGTATAAATAgagagaaaacaaaaaacaaattgtttgtGGGAGAAGACGAACAAAAGTATCCAAAATGAAAAAGTAGCTTGGATTTCATAATACTtaacattcaattttaaatgtgcaGTAGACAACAGTGTTCACATacattttgtaactttttaagGTTCACTGGCCCCCTGATACAAGAGACAACTCTCACTAGGATCTAGGACTCTATTAGTAGTCAAGTTAGAGGTCAAATTGTCTTTCACATTGACTTTAAAGAATGCTGAAATTTTGAGTATTCCAATCATACCGGTAACTCAAATTTCCATCACTGTAACGGTAGATATCTTGATAGGTGATGAACCTTTATAACATTCAACACTTTAACATAAAAATTGCAGTGGAAGGACAGAGgtgcatgcatatatttttgaGGATAGTGCAAGTTTTCAAACTTACTACAGTTACTGGTTGCTCTCCTTCATCCTAGAACAAACAGgacacaatatacatgtacactaaaATTCTGGGACATAACTGTTGTATGAGGCTTATATCTGTTATCTCGTATCATCATTGGAACGTGAGATAAGCTCAAGTAATGACTAGCtatagttttttattattatgtgAAGCAAAAATAAATGCAGGCTTATCACCAGGTGTACGCAatcaataataaatacatgtacctataaaaAGAGCAAATATTGATCAAATTCTATGCACTAGTTTCATATAACTTGTCtggaaaaattatgtttattgttcATACACAAACAAAAAGACTGATGGATAGAATGACCAAAAAAACCCCCGTGGTATATATatcccccatccccccccccccccccccccccccccaaattaacctaatttgttttactttgtaACAGAAAGAGTCCCTGCTATATTACCTCCTTCGGAGATTCTGGTGGAGGTGGTGGTGGTGTTTTCATGACCTCAATAATCTTGGGTTCAGCCTGAACTATGACCTCCTTGATGACCTCTTTCTCAACAACCTTGACCTGAACCTCTGGCTGCCATTCCATGGCTGACGCAGCCCGACTTTCAGTTTCTTTAAACATGTCTTCTTTCCTCCATGTCTGGAGGTCAATGCCAGCAATGTCAAGGACAAGGTCATTAAAAGGAACAGTACCTGtgtcacaaaataaataaataaatacatatgatAAACACTCTATTGTTATAAAAAGTCAATCTGCACTATCTACCAATATGTCTACTGATTACAATTCAAAAGGTATTTATACATATGTTATTAGAACACACAATAAAAATTGAAGATTCTTATATCAAAAAATATGCTTAGTTGATTGGTCTATAGTTAGGAgagaattcataaaaaatcttGACTATTATGTATATCAATTGTTTTGAATCAACTGTACCCACCATTATTTCTATTCCACAGTTTGGGTTTGGCCCTCTTAGCCATGTAAAACACTACAGGAACATTTCCACATGGCTCATGAACATTATCTGTTTTCTTGGGATTGAGAGCAAAGATTGGAAAGTGGAGTGGCTCCACCTTTTTGAGGATTTCATGTTTCTCTACAGGCGCTCCATTCTCTGTTTTGGGGGTAGTGGGCTTTGTTAGGGTCACACCCTCCTCTGTCTTTTCTCTTTCCCCAGGGGGTGGAGGGACATCATCATCACCATGGGGCTCTGGGAGGTACACAACCTTCATCTCCTGTCGACACATAATACATTTATTATCATTTCAAACAGgcatatttatacattttgagGGAGTAAAAGACTATACACTCAGACCATATAAGTTGAATTCATATATTAACTTAGCTGTCTTTGGTGAAAAAAACTCacataagttttttttatcatcttcaatatatatttaagtttGACTTAAGTAATTAATAagtgattatacatgtacaaaatcatatAAACACAGAAAGTTGTGATAAATGAATAATTCAAaagataattttgattaataaactagtaataaaaaacatatacagGTGTACTGCATACGATTACATACTCTTGTTGTATAGTTTTCTATATTCAGTGAGCATTTGCTGGgtttaaataagttttaaatattcttttttttttttgtcctgtACATAAATTGACTAAAATTAAACCTGGTCAAAAATGTCATCCAGGTCAATGGTTGCCATGGCAAACATGTCCTCTGTGGGACCTTTATGTACAGACAATTTGAGGCTTTTGGGTTCACTTTCTTTTCCTTTCCGCCACAGGCtatcatttccaaaatattccGGAATCTCAAAAAATATCTCCTGGTACCTAAAAGAAATTGCATGATATTGAATGACAATAAAGGGAAAATTTTCAGAATTcttatatatcaaattaaacagtaataatacatttttaacatcagATCGATCCTTCCCCAACTTcaggaaaaacaaaacacaaatatgtgtttaatttcaacatttaTCCAATAACATACTTTAAACGAAAatctgatataaatttaaataaaaatatcaataatggcattaaagtttttattaatACACTCTATCAATTAATATCATGTTAGACTATATGTTATATTAAATACATTGAATTGAAGAATCAATTAAAATATAGAATgaggaaattttaaaaaggaaagaaTAACATATATTGAAgtctttataaatgaaataattaatacgcctttaaaaatgataaattaattcattcaaactGACATATATTGCTATGTTCCGCATTGATCTATTTAGGGGTAGTGTTGACTGAGCTGAAATTATCTGGAAGttttttgatatgaatacttgGATGTCATTTCTTAAAGACAATTTATGGGTAGTACAATTAAACATCCACTACAAAGGaatgattttcttttgttaaaagaaataaaacacaaGATTTCAGtaatttcaatatacatgtaggaagtGCTACCATCCAAACAAACtgaagatatacacaacagctTTATAGGCCCTATGTAAATACACGAGACCTCAATCACCATCTACAATTTACAccacaaagaaaataaatatgaaaatggtAATTCAAAGTAACTGGCCACAACCAATTACATAAATTGCTGCAGGGATTtcttattgttttctttttacattttccaaaGTTATTTAAAATGCTGCAATTCTTCCTTCTATGAAAAAATGCTTTATACTGCCAACACTATCAACAACATCTGAAGAGCAAAGAAAATACTGGTAAATGGAAAATTGGACATGCtagaaaaacttttaaaaacttttttgggaaaagtttataattttacaaaattcaacCACTTCATTCCTGTATATATGATATACTAATCTACAACTCATTTCTATTGCTCATAAAGACTCCttcatgttcaatcaatttctGTGAAAAATCAAGCATGAGTGAATAACCTATCACATGATTGATGGCCATTTTGATCTGCGTAATGTGGTTAAGGCCAGTTACTTTCTGAATCACTTTCATTGAATGATGAATGATAAATAAAGAGATCTAAAAGGTACTACATGTACTGAGAGTGTGCATGCCTCTACCAGACAGTACTAAATGTTCTACCAGagtacaaaacaatatatagtGCAATATAGTACTCTTCTATCTCTTCAACAGCAGCTGCTTCTTCGCCCCTTCCACCCGTCTCTTTGGACGCTGCCTGCTTGTCTGCTTTTTGTGGATTTAGATGACTAGCTCCTTTCTGTTTCACTGCACCAGGTTTTTTCTTCTGCTGTAAGAGGGACCTTGCCATTTTTCTAGAATCTGATTCTGAGGATTTTTTAACATCCCTTGCAAATCTTCGCTTTGGAGGTTCTTTTGTGTCACTAGGTTTGGATGTGTCTGATTTTTCATCAAGTTTTGAATCATCAGACTTTGATGCTTTGTCTTTTGTTATGTTATCTTTCTCTTCTACATTTGAACCATTAGGTTTGTTGTTCGCATCAATGGCAATATTGTTCTTTTCAAAGTCGGTGTTAACATCATCATCATTTGGTTCATCTGCAGGCTGTTCCACTTGTTCTCCACTTTCCACCTCTTCCACCTTAGATTTTTCATTTACTTGATCCCCATCTTTCTCAACACCACTCTTACCTTCATTTGTCTTCAACTCATCTTGATTGCTGTATTTAGTCAtaaacaagaatttttttttttatgaattaaaaattctatCCTACCAAGTCTTATATTACAACtgtatttactgtatataaGTTTCTGCAGAGTCAACAAATGAAAGCATTTATAAGCATCAAATATCCAAGTATCTAAAATACAAGTGCAACAGATAGCAATAGAGGTATTAGAAGATGGTGGCAATCttaacaaaattcaaaacttgtGATATTAAGTAAACTATTAAAGCAATAATTTTGGTATGGTGTGTCATATCATTTTGCCTGTACATTAGAtacaatcatcatcatcatcataatattttcttttcattattgATAATTATCCTTTACATTAAAATTCAGTGTCTGTCAATTCtctgtttatattttgtttacacattAAATCAAATGGAAATGAGActtaaattagttttaaatccTTTATATCATGCTATACAATGTCCAACAGCATCCTGTACATTAGGAACTTTTCAAGAATAAATAGACATACAGTAACCATCTAAGCCAATCAGATTcttgcttttgttttgttttacaaatggTTGAAATTTTTCTTGCTGAAATTGTGAATCAAATCATTTCGatcatccattttttttaaaggaataatgGAACAACAAAAATCTATTATGTTCCCAAACAGAATGACTCTGTTAAACTTCTACTTGACACATCAAGGCTTTTAGGTTTTTGCAACACATTACACATGGCCAAACTATTAGCCAAGTCTTGCAGAGCCAAAGTTTTGGGTAATCTGATAGGAAGCTCAAAGGTGACCTTGGATAGATGTTGTTAGATATTGTATAGCTTATCTTACAGGAATAAATATACAGACTAATTAAATTATTCTGATTGACGTATATTTgtgcttttttgttgttgatattgTTCAGGATAGGTTTAGGAGGTTGAGGTGAGCTAGTGGACAAATATTGATCCAATACCTTGTTTTAGCTTCCTGTTCTGCTTTTCTTTGTTCAGCCTCTTTTTTGAATTGAGCCATTTTGTCTAAAGCAAAGTTAGCAAACAAAAATATCACATCACAGATCACAGGCGGCACCTGCATAATTTGCTCCTAAAACATCTGAGCCTAGTACTAGCTATAAATACAGTTAAAAAAATCCAGACTTTCAATTTGTTAGCTATTACATGATTAAGCATTTGTTTTAGAGTAAATTCAagtgtaaataaatgttaataagTTTTTCTATAACATGTTTCGTTAACCtgcatttttgttaaaatgtagcaattaacaaaaataaatcttgaaTTATTAATCGAATGTTAtgcaagaaatgatttaaaccAAAGCATTAACATTCTTCAAGTCACACATTAACATTAGTACATACTGTAAATGTTGTCAGTcctaatataacaaataaagctttTATCTGGCTTTACAATTAGCTTTCAAATCTAACTCATGTTATTACCCTTCATTTTGATCATCTATCAAtaaaaagtgaaacaaaatttcaattttcttgtgTTTCAAATTAAGTAAATTATCAAATAAGTATTACAATCATTTATATCCCAggctattatacatgtattaaatatgaCATCTTAagaatataatacaatgtaaccGTGACAACTTCCTACCTTCTGCTGGTTTTGCCCTCATGCCAATTAGACCGCGACCTTTTGGTTTGGCTtcctctttctctttctctggTTGAGGTTGAGACACAGGCtgcaaaaattaaaacttaGCCTCTGAACTTCACATACATAAAGCAATAAACTTCTGGTTTCCAAAATcgattattacatgtagtacatgcatgcatgtctATCATTTTGTAGAAATCAATGAAAGCTTTGACAAATGAAAGCAATTAATAAACCGAACCAAGTCTGTATtgtatcaattttcaaaattcagaaAGGATGTCTGCACTTAGTTTATATATGCATCTTGATAAACAAATATGACCAAAAATAATTGATGGGACAAACATGACCCTAAAAAAGGTAGCATAGCATTCTGACCCTCTCAGCATCTATCCTCTTGGTCTTCTTGATCTGCTCCCCCAGAGTAATGATGCATTTTAATTCCTGCTCCTCAACTTTGGTTGGCTGGTACACTCGACAGTACAGGAAGTGATCGTACTCCTGTTCACCGGTCCACACCTCTACGTCGCTGGTCGGAGGTTTAACTTGCACTGGCACTGGGGGCTCTTCAGGGGAGGCAAACCTCACTTTCTGTTGGTAAAATTTATTCCATCTTATTAACAccaaataaaaatgtcaaaaataaaaatcactgTTATATAAGTATGGTGTTTCATTTTgggaaataaataatgatgaatgtttttttttcactagaCATATATAAAGGCATAGAACTGAATTCATAATGCATTCTTCTGACGGTGAGCCCTGAACCTTTTGCTGTAGCTTTATTTTTGCTATCATTACCTTTGGTGAGCCCACTCGGGTCGAGTCCTCCTCTTTGTCCGACTTTTCGGTGTCGTCACTGCTGTCTTTACCAGTTGATGTCTTCTCATCATCCTCTTCACCTTCTTCCAGGTCCTGTACCAGTTACCATAGTAACCAAGTCAGTTATACAAGAAAGGAACCATCACAAATTCTGTTACAAATTCATGTGTGATTTCTATTTTTCTCTCAAAAAGTCACTTGAGACCAAGTCTTGACATTCAAATTAGCTGAGCAGTATTGTTACAACAGAAGACACACTGAACAAAGAGAACTATAATATAATCAGTTAACACCAACTGTCCCTGATTACTGGCTGTACTGTTCAGACATTCCCTATCACCTCCATTGTATTTACATTTAGTGTATATTTCCCCATATGTTTGCACTGAATATGCAAGTTCAATTTCCTTTGAATTAATTACTTAGCTAATTCATGCGCTATGAGTACAAATAGAAACACCATAACGTGATTTGAGTATATATATTACTGTTAGAATAAATGAAACGTTCaaacttacataaccaatttgatatgtactaaTTGAAAATAAtcgttaaattatatttatttgtcaATCAAAAAGAATTTTTGTGGCAATGTATCTTGCACTATATATTTGAAGTTGTGGAAGCCAACTTAATAAAGGGTTAATAtcgctgttccatgtatgtttcttATCCCTGACTAAGAGCATATACAGTGGCTTTAAAGCATTGATACACAAATGTTTCATACAAACAGACATcattatgaatatttaaatagaaacattgattgcttatttttggatgttgtCAGTCCTATATAACagaccaagcggtgcagacaaattatcataccggTATTCAGTTTGTCTGCACACTTGGTGTGTTATGGGATAGACAATATACAtaaataagcattgaatgcttaattACCGAGAGTTTGTCGCTGTCCTCCCCGGGTCGCTTTATTGTCATAGGCATGT is drawn from Crassostrea angulata isolate pt1a10 chromosome 5, ASM2561291v2, whole genome shotgun sequence and contains these coding sequences:
- the LOC128183561 gene encoding uncharacterized protein LOC128183561 isoform X2, whose translation is MDRGRNLDVLAEEESEEEEVDEGHKREGSSDESESDDDEEPDPSSRREPNKFDNLCDGVTNTMAYVHGAMQELLNMKDEMLKHSLPPTLLIKLATVTGKVFRSVSDLNMPVNELVRLVRVYSTPWEEKSAALKKLHEDYENKQRQLNIAVKRLQLVDAHSKRIAREKRIMNWEKLFAKIMSNRGHGRRWKFLIETIKQKAKLGLEHVQEYTRALEESSDEEEDEEDDMPMTIKRPGEDSDKLSDLEEGEEDDEKTSTGKDSSDDTEKSDKEEDSTRVGSPKKVRFASPEEPPVPVQVKPPTSDVEVWTGEQEYDHFLYCRVYQPTKVEEQELKCIITLGEQIKKTKRIDAERPVSQPQPEKEKEEAKPKGRGLIGMRAKPAEDKMAQFKKEAEQRKAEQEAKTSNQDELKTNEGKSGVEKDGDQVNEKSKVEEVESGEQVEQPADEPNDDDVNTDFEKNNIAIDANNKPNGSNVEEKDNITKDKASKSDDSKLDEKSDTSKPSDTKEPPKRRFARDVKKSSESDSRKMARSLLQQKKKPGAVKQKGASHLNPQKADKQAASKETGGRGEEAAAVEEIEEYQEIFFEIPEYFGNDSLWRKGKESEPKSLKLSVHKGPTEDMFAMATIDLDDIFDQEMKVVYLPEPHGDDDVPPPPGEREKTEEGVTLTKPTTPKTENGAPVEKHEILKKVEPLHFPIFALNPKKTDNVHEPCGNVPVVFYMAKRAKPKLWNRNNGTVPFNDLVLDIAGIDLQTWRKEDMFKETESRAASAMEWQPEVQVKVVEKEVIKEVIVQAEPKIIEVMKTPPPPPPESPKEETIPKVEYDKLINKHSEELQLVQAEYEKRLQELLENLQQMQQTQLEQKELLMQQQQQQQSRPPLVHQRPVSSSSKRSSPGGGRVSAAPPKTPSQLQPSTMVSPSLGVSQEIAMLPKTPQTYDTLTPVGYESRTENQSLAHSMPEASFTRKNMKVLRPIPTMGSDVPEDFLTRLAWFEETSKKHQQENQERTMRTIQEELEKKLAGQNKLSRRDEGLYDAMKDVSLPALFMPTENKKAAIYNPRAHQYFHPTGSSDLRLSQPPSVFQLPPLPPKSRMSVVNLFELSRNFNRKDQAWLMDKYIQQQEPLQNVHGTAPHTPAPTLTQTPFNDPQQCVREGTPAKEKDRQAET
- the LOC128183561 gene encoding uncharacterized protein LOC128183561 isoform X1, whose protein sequence is MDRGRNLDVLAEEESEEEEVDEGHKREGSSDESESDDDEEPDPSSRREPNKFDNLCDGVTNTMAYVHGAMQELLNMKDEMLKHSLPPTLLIKLATVTGKVFRSVSDLNMPVNELVRLVRVYSTPWEEKSAALKKLHEDYENKQRQLNIAVKRLQLVDAHSKRIAREKRIMNWEKLFAKIMSNRGHGRRWKFLIETIKQKAKLGLEHVQEYTRALEESSDEEEDEEDDMPMTIKRPGEDSDKLSDLEEGEEDDEKTSTGKDSSDDTEKSDKEEDSTRVGSPKKVRFASPEEPPVPVQVKPPTSDVEVWTGEQEYDHFLYCRVYQPTKVEEQELKCIITLGEQIKKTKRIDAERPVSQPQPEKEKEEAKPKGRGLIGMRAKPAEDKMAQFKKEAEQRKAEQEAKTSNQDELKTNEGKSGVEKDGDQVNEKSKVEEVESGEQVEQPADEPNDDDVNTDFEKNNIAIDANNKPNGSNVEEKDNITKDKASKSDDSKLDEKSDTSKPSDTKEPPKRRFARDVKKSSESDSRKMARSLLQQKKKPGAVKQKGASHLNPQKADKQAASKETGGRGEEAAAVEEIEEYQEIFFEIPEYFGNDSLWRKGKESEPKSLKLSVHKGPTEDMFAMATIDLDDIFDQEMKVVYLPEPHGDDDVPPPPGEREKTEEGVTLTKPTTPKTENGAPVEKHEILKKVEPLHFPIFALNPKKTDNVHEPCGNVPVVFYMAKRAKPKLWNRNNGTVPFNDLVLDIAGIDLQTWRKEDMFKETESRAASAMEWQPEVQVKVVEKEVIKEVIVQAEPKIIEVMKTPPPPPPESPKEDEGEQPVTVETIPKVEYDKLINKHSEELQLVQAEYEKRLQELLENLQQMQQTQLEQKELLMQQQQQQQSRPPLVHQRPVSSSSKRSSPGGGRVSAAPPKTPSQLQPSTMVSPSLGVSQEIAMLPKTPQTYDTLTPVGYESRTENQSLAHSMPEASFTRKNMKVLRPIPTMGSDVPEDFLTRLAWFEETSKKHQQENQERTMRTIQEELEKKLAGQNKLSRRDEGLYDAMKDVSLPALFMPTENKKAAIYNPRAHQYFHPTGSSDLRLSQPPSVFQLPPLPPKSRMSVVNLFELSRNFNRKDQAWLMDKYIQQQEPLQNVHGTAPHTPAPTLTQTPFNDPQQCVREGTPAKEKDRQAET